The Gallus gallus isolate bGalGal1 chromosome 3, bGalGal1.mat.broiler.GRCg7b, whole genome shotgun sequence genome window below encodes:
- the SERTAD2 gene encoding SERTA domain-containing protein 2 isoform X2 has product MPADRVAYQGHNSEERYMLGKGGKRKFDEHEDGLEGKVVSPTDGPSKVSYTLQRQTIFNISLMKLYNHRPLTEPSLQKTVLINNMLRRIQEELKQEGSLRPVFVTASQPADPLSDNFREAQPAFSHLASPSLLPTDLVSTTPLESCLTPASLLEDDTFCTSPTVQHDGPTKLPPPALQPVKDSFSSALDEIEELCPAPTSAEAVAVAAESAAGDSKAHPCESSVPKPEGVAESRTAESKLMEPLPGNFEITTSTGFLTDLTLDDILFADIDTSMYDFDPCTSAAGAASKMAPVSADELLKTLAPYSSQPVTPNQPFKMDLTELDHIMEVLVGS; this is encoded by the exons ATGCCTGCTGATCGAGTCGCTTACCAGGGGCACAACTCCGAGGAGAG aTATATGttggggaaaggaggaaagcgGAAGTTTGACGAGCATGAAGATGGGTTGGAAGGCAAAGTGGTGTCTCCTACTGACGGTCCCTCTAAGGTGTCGTACACCTTACAGCGTCAGACTATCTTCAACATTTCCCTTATGAAACTTTATAACCACAGGCCATTAACCGAGCCAAGCTTGCAAAAGACAGTTTTAATTAACAACATGCTGAGGCGAATCCAGGAAGAACTCAAACAAGAAGGCAGCTTGAGGCCCGTGTTCGTGACCGCGTCGCAGCCCGCCGACCCTCTCAGCGACAACTTCCGCGAGGCCCAGCCGGCCTTCAGCCACCTCGCCTCCCCGTCCCTGCTCCCCACTGACTTGGTAAGCACTACGCCCCTGGAGTCCTGCCTCACCCCGGCCTCTTTGCTCGAGGACGACACTTTTTGCACTTCCCCGACCGTCCAGCACGATGGTCCGACGAAACTACCACCTCCTGCTCTCCAGCCAGTCAAGGACAGCTTCTCCTCAGCCTTGGATGAAATCGAGGAGCTCTGTCCCGCACCTACCTCCGCAGAGGCAGTAGCAGTAGCAGCCGAATCAGCCGCCGGTGACTCTAAAGCCCACCCCTGCGAGTCCAGCGTTCCCAAGCCCGAGGGCGTCGCGGAGAGCAGAACGGCCGAATCCAAACTCATGGAGCCGCTCCCTGGCAACTTCGAGATCACGACTTCCACAGGCTTCCTCACAGACTTGACCCTGGATGACATTCTGTTCGCTGACATTGACACGTCCATGTATGATTTTGACCCCTGCACGTCGGCCGCGGGGGCTGCCTCCAAAATGGCGCCCGTCTCGGCAGACGAGCTCCTAAAGACGCTGGCGCCGTACAGCAGTCAGCCAGTAACTCCAAATCAGCCTTTCAAAATGGACCTCACAGAACTGGATCACATCATGGAGGTGCTTGTCGGGTCTTAA
- the SERTAD2 gene encoding SERTA domain-containing protein 2 isoform X1, with amino-acid sequence MLGKGGKRKFDEHEDGLEGKVVSPTDGPSKVSYTLQRQTIFNISLMKLYNHRPLTEPSLQKTVLINNMLRRIQEELKQEGSLRPVFVTASQPADPLSDNFREAQPAFSHLASPSLLPTDLVSTTPLESCLTPASLLEDDTFCTSPTVQHDGPTKLPPPALQPVKDSFSSALDEIEELCPAPTSAEAVAVAAESAAGDSKAHPCESSVPKPEGVAESRTAESKLMEPLPGNFEITTSTGFLTDLTLDDILFADIDTSMYDFDPCTSAAGAASKMAPVSADELLKTLAPYSSQPVTPNQPFKMDLTELDHIMEVLVGS; translated from the coding sequence ATGttggggaaaggaggaaagcgGAAGTTTGACGAGCATGAAGATGGGTTGGAAGGCAAAGTGGTGTCTCCTACTGACGGTCCCTCTAAGGTGTCGTACACCTTACAGCGTCAGACTATCTTCAACATTTCCCTTATGAAACTTTATAACCACAGGCCATTAACCGAGCCAAGCTTGCAAAAGACAGTTTTAATTAACAACATGCTGAGGCGAATCCAGGAAGAACTCAAACAAGAAGGCAGCTTGAGGCCCGTGTTCGTGACCGCGTCGCAGCCCGCCGACCCTCTCAGCGACAACTTCCGCGAGGCCCAGCCGGCCTTCAGCCACCTCGCCTCCCCGTCCCTGCTCCCCACTGACTTGGTAAGCACTACGCCCCTGGAGTCCTGCCTCACCCCGGCCTCTTTGCTCGAGGACGACACTTTTTGCACTTCCCCGACCGTCCAGCACGATGGTCCGACGAAACTACCACCTCCTGCTCTCCAGCCAGTCAAGGACAGCTTCTCCTCAGCCTTGGATGAAATCGAGGAGCTCTGTCCCGCACCTACCTCCGCAGAGGCAGTAGCAGTAGCAGCCGAATCAGCCGCCGGTGACTCTAAAGCCCACCCCTGCGAGTCCAGCGTTCCCAAGCCCGAGGGCGTCGCGGAGAGCAGAACGGCCGAATCCAAACTCATGGAGCCGCTCCCTGGCAACTTCGAGATCACGACTTCCACAGGCTTCCTCACAGACTTGACCCTGGATGACATTCTGTTCGCTGACATTGACACGTCCATGTATGATTTTGACCCCTGCACGTCGGCCGCGGGGGCTGCCTCCAAAATGGCGCCCGTCTCGGCAGACGAGCTCCTAAAGACGCTGGCGCCGTACAGCAGTCAGCCAGTAACTCCAAATCAGCCTTTCAAAATGGACCTCACAGAACTGGATCACATCATGGAGGTGCTTGTCGGGTCTTAA
- the SERTAD2 gene encoding SERTA domain-containing protein 2 (The RefSeq protein has 1 substitution compared to this genomic sequence), with translation MLGKGGKRKFDEHEDGLEGKVVSPTDGPSKVSYTLQRQTIFNISLMKLYNHRPLTEPSLQKTVLINNMLRRIQEELKQEGSLRPVFVTASQPADPLSDNFREAQPAFSHLASPSLLPTDLVSTTPLESCLTPASLLEDDTFCTSPTVQHDGPTKLPPPALQPVKDSFSSALDEIEELCPAPTSAEAVAVAAESAAGDSKAHPCESSVPEPEGVAESRTAESKLMEPLPGNFEITTSTGFLTDLTLDDILFADIDTSMYDFDPCTSAAGAASKMAPVSADELLKTLAPYSSQPVTPNQPFKMDLTELDHIMEVLVGS, from the coding sequence ATGttggggaaaggaggaaagcgGAAGTTTGACGAGCATGAAGATGGGTTGGAAGGCAAAGTGGTGTCTCCTACTGACGGTCCCTCTAAGGTGTCGTACACCTTACAGCGTCAGACTATCTTCAACATTTCCCTTATGAAACTTTATAACCACAGGCCATTAACCGAGCCAAGCTTGCAAAAGACAGTTTTAATTAACAACATGCTGAGGCGAATCCAGGAAGAACTCAAACAAGAAGGCAGCTTGAGGCCCGTGTTCGTGACCGCGTCGCAGCCCGCCGACCCTCTCAGCGACAACTTCCGCGAGGCCCAGCCGGCCTTCAGCCACCTCGCCTCCCCGTCCCTGCTCCCCACTGACTTGGTAAGCACTACGCCCCTGGAGTCCTGCCTCACCCCGGCCTCTTTGCTCGAGGACGACACTTTTTGCACTTCCCCGACCGTCCAGCACGATGGTCCGACGAAACTACCACCTCCTGCTCTCCAGCCAGTCAAGGACAGCTTCTCCTCAGCCTTGGATGAAATCGAGGAGCTCTGTCCCGCACCTACCTCCGCAGAGGCAGTAGCAGTAGCAGCCGAATCAGCCGCCGGTGACTCTAAAGCCCACCCCTGCGAGTCCAGCGTTCCCAAGCCCGAGGGCGTCGCGGAGAGCAGAACGGCCGAATCCAAACTCATGGAGCCGCTCCCTGGCAACTTCGAGATCACGACTTCCACAGGCTTCCTCACAGACTTGACCCTGGATGACATTCTGTTCGCTGACATTGACACGTCCATGTATGATTTTGACCCCTGCACGTCGGCCGCGGGGGCTGCCTCCAAAATGGCGCCCGTCTCGGCAGACGAGCTCCTAAAGACGCTGGCGCCGTACAGCAGTCAGCCAGTAACTCCAAATCAGCCTTTCAAAATGGACCTCACAGAACTGGATCACATCATGGAGGTGCTTGTCGGGTCTTAA